GTGTGTGCGGAGTCGCGCGTCCACGTCACGACCGATCCTTCGCGGGTGCGTCCCTGCTCGTACAGCCAGTCCTGTCGTTCCTGCGAACGGACCGTCTCCACGACGGTCACGTCGTGACCGTATTCGTTCTTCATGCGTTCGACCACACGCTCGACACGTGCGCGCAGATCGGGATCGAGGCCATCCAGGGCTTTCACCGGTGCGGTGACATCCGTGCCCGACGCACCGTTCGTCGCCCGTCCCGCCGGCGCATTGCCAGCCATCGCGAGGAGCGCGGCGAGATCCGGATTGTCCGACGCGCCCGATCGCTGTGCGGCAAGGGTCTCGAGCGCCGACAGATTCGAGGAGGTCTCGTCCACTCCGAGCAGACTGGCATTGGTGCGACTCATGATCGCCCGGGCAGCCAGTCGCGCGCCCGCAGGTGTGCCGGCCTGGGCCAGCAGGGCATCGAGCGCCGCACGGGCATCCGCGCCTTTCGCATCGCCGATGGCCAGCAGTTGCTCGACCGACGCACTCCGGCGGGAAGAGACCCGCGACAGCGCATCGAGCATTCTTGTCCGCTGCACGTCGGCTTCGTCGCCGCGGTTCGTGTCCGTCATGGAACGCGATGTCGTGTCGGCAATGGCGCCGGTCATATCGCTGGACGAGGTGCGTGGCACTTCCACCGTATCATCTCCCTGCGTCGACTGCGCATGCGCAGTCCGTGCATGCGTCGTACGCGCATAGGCGGTGCGTGCGTAGGCGGCAAGATCGATCACGTCCGAAGGCCGGTCATCACCCGCCATCCGCACGAGCGCACCCTGAGACGAGGCCGCGTCCGCCGGCGCCGCATCTCCGGACGTGCCGGATGCAGACCATGCGTCGACAGAGACATCGCTCCCGGCATGCCCTTCGGTTGTAAGAAGGCGATCGACCAGCGATGCGGCGTCTTCCGGCAACTGTTCGATGAGATCCTGGCGCACGAGGGGACCCGCGCCGGCCAGCAATGCCAGCAGGGCGGAGAACTCCGACCGGGAAACCCTGTGTGGCTTCCCGGCCTCCTCGGTGCGGTCACGTTCATCCTCGCGGATACCGTTCCGTTCCGATGGGCGCGCCGTGTCGCGCTCTTTCACACGGGTTGCCGTCCGTTCGGGGGCCGGTCGATTCACGGCCCAGGACACATCCATGGGACTCATGGTGTTGCCGCGGGCTTGGTGCCCGCTCTCGTGATGGCCGCGGCACGGGCCGCCGGCAATGCCGTGAGAATCGCGGCCGCCTGCCGATCATTCATCGACGCCAGGATGCCGCGGATATCCGCATCCGTCATCTGATCGAGCACCTTCGCGGCATCCTTGGCCGACATGGCGCTGAAGATCTTCGCCAATCGCTGTTCGGGCATCGGCGTGTTCAGGGCGGCATCGCGCGCGCTCTTCACGAGGGCCGCCGCGGAGGCCGTACTGGAAGGCACGGTCGACGAAGCCGGTGTGGCCGTGGATGTCGGAGACGCGGCATCATGAGTATCGGCGGGCTTCGCATCGCCCTTGCCGGCCGTCGCGGCTTTCAGTGTTCCCGACGCCGTCGGCGTGGCCGACGGCGCGGTATTGGGGGGCGCACCGTGACCCGTGGTCGCACCCGCCGTCTTGCCGGTCGCAGCTGCTGTCTTGCCAACGGGGCTCGCGATCCCGCGTTCCTTGCGCAACGCCGCGCGCGCCGATTCGAGTGCGCGAATGCTGTCGGCCGGCGTGAGCGTGACATCATCGGCCGTGCTGTCGTGACTGGCGGGTGCTTCAGTCGCCGGTGCGGTGGTCGAATCACCGGTCGCATGTTCGTCATGACCGGCCCCGGCGTGTTCGTTGCCCATCTTCGACGAATCGGCCGGATGATTCTTCAGGCTGTCAGCCAAATGTGCCGAGTCGGCGGCAAACTTCGCCGACGCCCGCATATACGCGTACCCTGAGCCGCCACCCAGGCCGGCCAGCAGTCCAACGACAATGGGAATGAGCAACTGCTTCATCGGGTCGATCCATCACGAGGGGGAGCGCTCTCGGTGGTGTCACCGGAGCACGGAGCCTGCTGATCCTGTTTGCGGGCGAACTGCATCAGTGCCACTTCGTCCATCTGTGCCCGGTCGCGCTGGGCTTCATCCGCGCGCCACGCATCGGCATGTCTGGACTTGAGTCGGTTCAGCACACGGCGGTCGCGTGCCGCTTCTTCAAGCAACTCCTGTGCCTGACGCACGCCGGCGTCGGCCTGCTTCACGGCATCGCCCGCGACAAGCAAGCGCTCGTCGAGCGAAGCGAGCGTGGTGCCGAGCTGCTGCAGGTGTCCGATACGCGCCGTCATGCCGGTCGCGGCGTGGAGCTGGGCCTGTGAATCGGCCTTCAGGTTCTGCAGGGCAAGACGCGCCTCGGTGGCGCGGTCGGCGACGTCCCGGGCGGAGGCCAGTTCACGGGCCTTGGCCTGTTCATGCTGTTCGCGCAATTCGAGCAGCCGCTGCAGACGGAACCGGAACATCAGTTGCGCCTCTTCACCGACGCTTCGATCGCTTCCGCGATGTCGTTGAGCGCCTGATAGGTGTCACCGTAGTGGGAGATCTCGTCCGGACGCTGCTGAAGGAACTCAAGCACCTTGTGCCGATAGACGATGGCCGCGTCCACGTAGGGGTCGCTCCCTTTCTGGTACGCGCCCACCATGATGAGATCTTCCTTCTCGCGATACGCGGCTTCGAGACGAAGCATCGCGCTGCCGCTGCGTCGCTGGACGTCGTTGGTGATGTGGTCTTTCACACGACTCTTCGAGTCGAGCACGTCGATGGCGGGGAAGTGATTCTGCGCGGCCAGTCGCCGGGTCAGTACGATGTGGCCGTCGAGAATCGATCGTGCGGCATCGGCCACCGGTTCGTTGAAATCGTCGCCGTCCACCAGCACCGTGTAGATGCCCGTGATGCCGCCGCGGTCGCCGTTGCCGGCCCGCTCCAGCAGGCGCGGAAGATTGGCGAACACCGATGGCGGGTATCCCTTGGTGGTGGGCGGCTCACCGGTGGCCAGCCCGATCTCGCGCCAGGCCATCGCCACGCGTGTCACCGAATCCACCATGAGCAGCACCTGTTTGCCCTGATCGCGGAAGTACTCGGCGATGGCCGTGGCCACGAGCGCGCCACGCGCACGCACGAGCGCTGCCTGATCGCCCGTCGCCACGATCACGACCGAGCGCGCGAGCCCCTCGGCGCCCAGGGAGTTCTCCAGGAACTCCCGCACTTCACGGCCCCGTTCACCCAGCAGGGCGATCACATTGACATCGGCCTGGGCATGTCGCGCGATCATGCCCAGCATCGTGCTCTTGCCCACGCCGGAACCGGCGAAGATGCCCACACGCTGGCCGCGGCCAATGGTCAGGAGGCCGTCGATGGCACGGACACCCGTTTCCATCGGGCGATCGATCGTTTCGCGCTGCAGCGGATTGGGCGGCTCGGCCGAGAGCGGCACCCGCTCGATCGTATCGAGTTTGCCCTTGCCATCGATGGGATGGCCGAGGCCATTGAGGACACGACCCAGCAGACCGGGCCCCACATCCACACCGAACGTGCGGCCGAGGGGCTGCACGCTGGCCCCGGCATGCAATCCGTCCAGTTCACCGAGTGGCATGAGCAGCACATGCCGTTCATTGAATCCCACGACCTCGGCCAGCACCGAACGGTCGCGCGCGTGGTTGGTGATGCGACACAGTGAACCGAGACCGACATCGATGCCGGTGGCCTCGACCACCAGGCCGACCACGCGGGTGACCCGACCGTACGGTGCAAACCGCTCGGCGCGACCCAGTCGGTCGGTGAGCACGTCGAGCGCCGATTCGGAGTCGGTCAACGCGGTGTTGTAGGTGGGAGTCTTCATCGCCACCGTCACGCCTGGATCCCCGCCAGCATGCGATACGCACGCTCGAGGGACGTATCGACTCGGCCGTCGATGATGCGTTCGCGGCCTTCGGTCAGACAGCCGCCCCGCTGGATGTTGGGATCGGGGAGCCAGCGCAGGGTGCGTACACCGGCCCCCAGGCCGGATCCCGTCACCTGATCGAGTACGGGACGGCAGACGGCCAGATCGTCGGGGTGCATGCGCACGGTGATCTCTTCGTCCACCGGATACTGCGTGAGCGCCTTGATGACGAGATCGCTGACGAACGAGGGGTCGCCGACGATCTCCCGTTGCACCACATGACGGGCCACGAGCACGGCCAGGGCCGCGATGTTCTCCTCGGCGTTGCTCAGCCAGCGGGCTTCGTGCATCTGCACCGAAAGCACCGCTTCGTTCAGCGCGCCCGTGGTGTGCGCGATCGTTTCCTCGAGCGTGGCGCGTGCCGCTCGCTCGCCGTCGGCGCGCCCGCGGGCATACGCGTCGGCTTCGATACGGGCGCGTTCGGCCGCGAGACGCACGGCAAAATCGGCTTCGAGATGTTCCAGCGAGATGCTCGACGCGGCCGGTGACACCGGTTCCGTCGGCGACATCGACACGGCGTCCGCGAAGATGTCGACGACCGGGAATTCGTCGAGTGCCCAGGGTGTGGCGTGCATGGGCGCGCGCTCAGACGATGACATCGTCGGTACCCGCACTCAGCACGATCTCCCCCGTTTCCTCGAGCGCGCGCACCTTCGAGACGATATCCGTCTGCGCCGCTTCGACATCGCGCATCTTGACCGGACCGAGGAACTCCATCTCCTCCTTGAGACCCGCCACGGCGCGCTGCGACATGGTACCCATGATCTTCTGCTTGAGATCGGGGCTCGCCGCCTTGAGGGCCAGCGCCAGCTGCTTGACGTCCACCTCGCGCAGCAGGCGCTGCAGCGACTTGTCGTCGAGCGAAGCCAGATCCTCGAAGACGAACATGAGGTTCTTGATCTGATCGCTGAGATGCGGATCCTTCTCGGCCACGAGATCGAGCACTTCCTTCTCGAGCGAGGAACTGACGAGGTTGAGCACCGCGGCCACGGCCGCCGGACCGCCCACACTCGACATGCCCTGCGAGAACGCGAGATCCGCTTCGTTCCCGATGGCGCGCTCCACGAGGGAGATCATCTCCGGGGAAACCTTCTCCATGCGCGCGATGCGGAACATGACCTCACCGCCCAGCGCCGGATCGAATTCGCGGATGATCGCGGCCACGTGCGCCGGGTCGAGATGCGCCAGAATGAGCGCGATGGTCTGCGGATGTTCGCCGCGCAGTGTATTGCCCAACTGCTGCGGATCGGCGCGACGCAGGCGACCGAAACGATCGCTGTCGGCGAGCTGACCCTGGATGCGCTTGAGGATCTGCTGGGCCTTGGCCGGACCGAATGCCTTTTCGAGAACATCCTTGGCGAACTCCACACCACCCGTGGTGAGGGAGTCCACCCCGAGGGTGATCTCGAGCCACTCCAGAAGCACCGCATCGATCGTGGGCTGCGGAACCCGATCGAGCTGCGCCATCTCGAGCGCGACGATTTCCGCTTCTTCGGGATGCAGGCCGCCGGTGATCTTGGCGGCATGTTCGGCGCCGATGGCCATGCAGAGAATGGCCACCTTCTGTCGACCCGTGAGACGGTCGGGTGCGTACCGATCGGAGCTGCCGGCATTGCGCGACAGGGCGACCGCGGAACCGCCGGCGCTCATTGACGCAACCAGGTGCGGACGACGCGAATCGCGGCGTCGGGACGCTGATCGACCGTCGCGATGGCCTGTTCACGCTCCGGCGTGGTCGGCGGCGGCGGCAGCACGATGTGGCGACGCTGCTCTTCGAGGAGCGCCTGCTGATCGAGATACTCTTCATCCACGTCCTGCATGGCCTGCTGCATCTGCGTGCTGGCGGGCAGCTCCGGCAGTGTGCCCGCGGCGGACAGCGCCGCCGGCACCTCGACGATCTGCTTCTTGGGACGCAGCAGAATCACGGTGACCAGGGCCAGAACGAGCAGCACCACCAACGCCGCGATCGCGACCACGGGCTTGGGGTTGCTCTGGATGCGCCCCAGCAGATCCGTGGGGGCGGGCGTCGAATCCTTCACGGCGACGACCGGCAGCGGCATGTCGAACGGCGCGCTCACCACCGAGATCATGTCGCCGCGGGCGGAATCCACACCGAGGGCATTGCGCACCAGCGATTCGATGCGCGTGAGTTCGTCACTCGTGCGCGGGGTGATGGTAGGTGCGACGGCAGCGGCGGTAGAATCCGCGACCGCGGGCATCGCCGGCGCGACCTGCGTGACACGATCGGCCACCAGGACCGCCACCGTGAGCTTCTTGATGTTGCCGACCGCGCCCGTGAAGTTCTCGACGCTGTGGGTGTTCTCGTACGACGTGGCCGTGGTGCTGTACCCGGCGCCCTGCTGTGGCGTACTCGGCGTCACCTCGGCCTTCTGTTCGGTGGCGATGGCCTGCCGTTCGGGATCGACCGCCTGCACGGTGCGCTCGACCTTGTCGAAGTTCATCGACGCCGACACCTGCACACGTGCATTGCCCGTACCGACGAGACTCGACAGCAGCTTGTCGGCCTTCTGCTCGAGATACTGCTCGGTTTCGCGCTGCACGGCGAGTTGCCGGCTCGTGAGACCGGCCAGCGATCCATCGTCCTGCATGGTGAGCGCCTCGCCGCGCTCGTCCACGATGGTGACGTGATCGGGTTCGAGACCGCCCACACTCGATGCGACGAGATTCGCGATGCCGTGCACGGTTTCGGCGCGCGGGATGCTGCCGTTGTTCATCGACAGCGTCACGGAGGCCTTGGAGGGCCGTTCGTTCTGCTTGAAGAGCTGATCGTCCTCGATGGCGAGGTGCACTTTCACGCTCTTCACGTCCTTCATCTTGCCGATGGTGCGCTCGAGTTCTCCTTCCAGCGCGCGACGGTAGTTCACCTTCTGGGTGAAGTCCGTCATGCCCCAGGTCGGCTTGTCGAACAGTTCGAGACCGGGGCGGCCGGCGTTCGGCACGTCGCCGGCCGCCAGATCCACGCGGGCACGCGCCAGATCGGCGCTCTGCACCATGATGGTGGAGCCGGTGCGATCGAGTTCGTACGGGATGCCCGACTCGGTGAGCTTGTCGGTCATCGCCTTCACCTGCTCCACCGGAACGTCGGCGTAGAGCGGGATCATCGTGGGCTTGGTGGCCCAGCGGGAGACACCGAACACCGCCGCGGTCACGAGGACACCCACGGCGATGATCATCGCCTGACGGGCGCCGCCGAGTCGGCCGGTGAGGGATTCGAGCAGAGAGTTCATGGAGGAGGAGAGCGACGCGAAGGCGACGAGGGAGGCGTCTGCTTACGACTGCATGCTGATGACGCTCCGGTAGGCCTCGATGACCTTGTTCCGGAGTTCGATGAGCATGTCGAGTGCGATACCGGCTTCTTCGGAAGCCGCCATCACCTGATGCAGTTCGACGTTTTCGCCGTTGGCGAAGCGCTGCGTGAGATCGCCGGCGCGATCACGCGCATCGGAGACTTCATTGATCGCACGCGTGAGGGTGTTGCCGAAGGAGTTTTCGCCCGTGCCCACAGGGACCGGCGTCGTCGGACCGCGATCCTGACCGAACTGCGGCAGGTTGCGGGTGATCAGATCGATACGAGTCTGCATGAGCGCGAAGGAAGCGGAGGGGAAGACGGAACGTCGGGGATCGATCAGGCGCGCACGTCGAGACGCACGCCGCGCGCGGCGGGCGGTGCGGGCTGCGTGGCGGCCTTGATGCGGCTGTATGTGAGGGGGCCGAGCGCAGCGGTCTTCGCGAAGAAGTTCCGCTCTTCGCTCGTGAGCACGCTCCAGAGCGTCGGATCGGTGCCGGCCGGTGCTTCGGCAGGCACGCTGCTCTGCGTGGAGGCCGCCTGTCCCGCGATGGGCGTCTGCGGCTTGAGCGTCGCGGCCTGCGCGGCACGAGCCTGCTGACCGGCCTGCTGCGCCGTGCCCGTCTGTCCGTTCTGCTGCGCCCGATTCGACTCGGCGCGGGTGAGCGAACCGAGATTGGCGAGAGGACTGGTGTGGTTGATGCCGTTGACGCTCATGGTGTTGTCAGCGCGTGACGCGTGTGATGCGAGTGAAACGGAGAGTGACGCAGGAAGTGAGGCAGCGGGCCGGGAACCGATGTGCTGTCGGAGAGGAGAAGGAGGAGGAAGAGGATGACCTCACACCGATTCCCGGACCCGCCGCGTCATGCAGGCGATAGATCGAGGTGTTCAGACGTGTTCATGTGTTCAGATGTCGAGCGCGGCGCGAAGCATCGATTTGGCCGTCTGGAAGACGGCGGCGTTGGCTTCGTAGATGCGCTTGGCGTCCATGAGCTTCACGAGCTCCTGCGTGGTGTCGATGTCGGGATAGCGCACGTAGCCGTTGGCGTCGGCATCGGGGTGGCCTGGCTCGTACACGAGACGGCCCTCGCCCTGGTCTTCCGCCACACCGGCCACCCGCACGCCGTATTCACCACCCATCACACCATCCACGCCGCCGGTGACCGGCAGGACGGGCACGGTGAACGTCCGGGCGGTATCGGTGATGGGCACTTCGAAGGCCGGTGCACCCGCGACGTTCTGGTTGCCCATCGTCCGCGCGGTGATGTTGCCGGGATTGAACAGTGCGTTCTGCGCGGTGGCCGATTCGAGGACCACCTCGCGACGCTTGTACGGCGTGCCATCGGTGCCGCGGGTGACGTCGGCGTTGGCGATGTTCTGCGCGATGGTTTCCATGCGCTGCCGCTGTGCGGAGATGCCGCTGGCCGCGATGCCCATGGATTTGAACATGGGGCGTACGGGCGACTGTCCCGGAATGGGGAGCAGCGCGAGCGGACGCGATGGATTCACGGGCATCAGGCGGCGCCTCCACCCTTGATGGCGGTGCGCAGGCTCTGGTAGGTCTTTTCCAGCAGGCGTGAGGTGGCGAGGAAGCGGAGCTGCTCATCCGCCAGGGCCACCATTTCGTCTTCCACATTGACCGCGGCGACGTTGGCCTGTGCGTTCCCGGTCTTCGCTTCCAGGGCGAAGCCATCGCCATTGCCCAGCGTCGCCTTGGAGACGCGGTCGGCGATCCCTCGCGAACGGTCCACGCTCTTGTCCAGCGCCGCCTTGAGTGGCGACGCCGACGTCGTGCGTTCGATGAGTCCGAAGAGTTTCATGGGTACCGGAGAAAGGGGGAACTGTCCGGTGCCAGTAAAAGCAATGGGCGGGCCAGATCATCCGTGAACGGAGACCCGGACCCGCCGAGTGTATGTAAAACATTTATTTGTAAGAGGTTACAAGGAACCAGCGATGCGCCCGCCGCTGGTTATCCTTCCATCCGGATCATTGGAAATTGCGGGAAATCAGGAAAAAGATGCCGGTCACCATGTGACCCAAGTTGCCGTGTGATCGCCGACGCGGAAAAACCGTGGAAAGCGGCAAGAGATGCCGCTGTTGCCTGCGGTGAGCTTCCGGAGAAGCGCCTTCGTCAGTCTTCTCAGTCTTCGTCGCCGTCGCGGCCGGAGTTGCTGCCCGGACCGTTCAGCTTGTTGCGCAGGGTGCGTACGCTGATCCCCAGCAGGTCGGCGGCCTTCGTTCGATTATTATCGGCAGCTGCCAGCGCATGCTGAATGAGGACCCGCTCGGCTTCCGCCACATTGAGCGAGCTGAGCGCGATGGCGCCATTGGCCGGTGTTGGCGTCGCTCCGGAACCCGCGCCGGGTGCGGCGGCCGCTCCGCTCACCGCGAGCACGGGGCTGGCGCCAGGTGTGGCGATGGCGCGCGGCCGCATATTCGGCGCGCCCAGCGAATGGGCCAGGCCGAATCGGGTCCCTTCGAGGCAATGGGGCTGGATGATGGGATCGGGAGTCAGGATGACCGCACGTTCGATCACATGCTGGAGCTCGCGGACATTGCCGGGCCAGGGGTACTGCTGCAACGCTTCGAGGGCGTCCTGCGAAAGTCCTTCGATCTTCTTGCCGATCTCGGCGGCGGTCCGCATGGCAAACCGGAGCGCCAGCACGGGGATGTCCTCGGGGCGGTCGCGCAGCGGCGGAATCAGAACCGGGATGGTGGACAACCTATAGTAGAGGTCCTGCCGGAAGGTCCCGTGATCGGCTTCCATGGCCAGGTCGCGATTGGTGGTCGCGACGATACGGACGTCCACCTTGATGGGGGTAGTTCCACCAACCCGTTCGAATTCCTGTTCCTGCAGGACCCGCAGCAGCTTGGCCTGCAGGTCGAGACGCATCTCCGAGATTTCGTCCAGCAGGAGCGTCCCGCGGTTGGCCCGCTCGAAGGCGCCTTCCACGCGCTTGATCGCCCCGGTGAACGCCCCCTTCTCGTGCCCGAACAGCGCCGATTCCACCAGCCCTTCCGGAAGGGCGGCGCAGTTGAGCTTGATGAACGGCTTGTCGCGCCGCTCGCTCTGATCGTGAATGGCGCGGGCGAAGAGCTCCTTGCCCGTGCCCGATTCGCCCTGCAGCAGCACGGTCGCGCGTGTGGGGGCCGCCATGGAGACGGTCTGCAGAATGCGCCGCACGACTGGCGAGTCGCCGATGATCTGCCGCTCGTTCCGGAACTGCATGACCTCCTTGCGGAGGGCCTCGTTCTCCCGCCGGAGGCGCACGAATTCGAGGGCCTGGTCCACGGCCAGCTCGAGCTGCTGTGGACGCACCGGCTTGGTGATGTAGTCGATCGCGCCGGCCTTGATCGACGCCACCGCGTGTTCGATGCTGGCGTGGCCGGTCAGCATGATGAGGGGGATGTCATACCCCTCGCGGGTCAGGAGCTGGATGAACTCCAGCCCCGTGAGTCCCGGCATGCGGTAGTCGGAAATGATGAGATCGATCCCGCCCCGTTCGAGCACCTGCAGCGCCTCCGGGACGCTCCGGGCGCCGACGGGCGTGTGACCGGCCTGGGAGAGGGTATCCTCCAGAATCAGGCCGACCGCGGCTTCGTCATCGACGTACAGGATCGTGGCCATGCGGCGCAGGCGGGCGGGAAACAGGTTCGCCGGCAGCGTGTGGCTCGTGCCTGCCGGGTGACGCATCGGGCGTCCGTGCGTCTTTCTCGGAGACGCACCCGGCAAAAATAGCCGCATGGATCACAAAACGCGAAAGCCTCTGTGCCCGCGTCGTGATCCGGCGGACGACGGCCGGTCGACAGCCGCTCCCGAGGTCACCCGGGCCGACTCGAGGCCGCTCAAGGCCGACGGATGCGTTCCGATACTCCTTCGTATAGAAGACTCCGCCGGCAGGACGTCCGCTTCCGTGGACGACCGATCCGGCCCGGCCCGGCTCCGATGCGCGTCACCAACTCGATCATCACCACCAACAGCAAGCTCCGTCTGCAGGTCGGTCTGCAGGGGATCGATCGATTGCGCGAGGATATTGCGTCCGGCGTGCGCATCCGGAAGATCTCCGATGATGCGACCAGCGGCGGTGAGCTCGTTCGTATCGGCAGTTCGATGCGCGCGCTCACGCAGTTCAAGCGCAACGCCGATTCGGGCGTCGCCCGGGCCGAAGCGGAAGAAGGTGCGCTCAATCAGCTCACGAATGCGCTCACACGCGCGTCGGAGCTCGCGCTCGGTCAGATCGGCGGCACCGCGACCGCGCAGACGCGCACCATCACCAAATCCGAGATCGATCAGCTGCTCAATCTCGCCGCGTCGCTGGGCAACACACGGTTCGGCGACGAGTATCTCTTCGGCGGCAATCGCGCCAACGAAGCGCCCTTCTTCGATCCGACGCCGGCCACCGGCAGCTTCTCCCGACTCGAACTGAATGGCAATCCGGTGAATCCCACCGGCAACATGACGCTCGAGATCGGCGACAACAAGTTCATCACGCCGAATCACAATGCGACGCAGGTGTTCATCGACACCGACGCCCTTGATGCGCTGCGCGATCTGTCCAAGGCCCTCGCCGACGACGATACCGCCGCCATCCAGGCCTCGGCCACGCGGCTGAACGACGCGAACAGCAAAGTGCAGACGCTCATCGGCACGCAGGGCGCGCGGGTCAACGAGATGGAAGACGCCAAGCTCAATCTCGAGACGATGGCGCTGAATCTGAAAGCCTTCCGCTCCGATCTGCGCGACACCGAAGTCGACAAGGCCCTGGTCGATCTGGTGGGCAAGCAGACGCTGTATCAGGCCGCCATGAGCGCGACGTCGCGTGTTCTCGGATTGAGCCTCGCCAACTATCTGTAAATCACATCACATGGGACTGGCTGTCATGAACGAGTCGCGCGGGATGGTGTCGATCACGCATCACTTCGGAACCATCGAGGTTGCCGAGGACGCGATGATGACGTTCCCCACGGGTGGACTCTTCGGATTCGAGAAGATCACGCGGTATGCCCTGCTTCCCGCCGCGCGTCAGGGACTCTGGTGGCTCATCGCGCCGAATGCCGATGCCACGACGTTCGTGCTGGCCGATCCGTTCATGCTCGATCCCGACTACGCGATCGATCTGGGCGAACGTGAGAAGAACGAGCTGCAACTGGCGACGCCCTCGGATGCGCTGGCCCTCGTGATGCTGACACTGCCCGACATTCCGGGCGTCGCGCCCACCGCCAACATGCGCGCGCCGATCGTCTTCAACATCACGCGTCGACTCGCCGCCCAGGTGGTGAGCCGCGATGAATCGCACGAGCTGCAGAAACTCGCGGACCTGGGACGCTATCCGCTGCAGGAGGGCGGTGTCTCGTTGGGGTGAGCAGAATCCGGAGAGTGCCACCGGCGCTTCCTATCGATCTCCTCCCTGACCAGCTCCCTCCTGCTTCCTCTTGAAATATTGACGCCGTGGAGTCGGTGCTCTCCGGATGACGCACACCCGTCATTCGGACAGTCTCGACGCCACGGCGTCATGGGTATCAAGAGGAAGCAGGAGGGAGCTGGTCAGGAAGGAGATCAATAGTGGTCCCCTTTGCGCCGCCGTTTTCTGTCTACGCTGCGGGGCGCTCTAACCCGGCGCTCACGGGCTTCGGAAATCCGAACCCTTCCTCCGCCAGATCGTCGAACAGGCTCTGCAACGCCACGCCGTATTCGCGTGAGGCGAGGAATGGCGCCTGGGGCAGCGCATCGCGGATCTTCGCGCAGACACTGGTGTGATACGCGGCATCGGTGGCCAGTCGGACCGTGAGATCCACATATGCATCGGCATCGGCGGCGACCAGTTCATCGAGACCGATCGATTGCACGATGCTCGCGTCGCCTGTGCCACGCAGCCAGGGAGACCGT
The sequence above is drawn from the Gemmatimonas aurantiaca genome and encodes:
- the flgC gene encoding flagellar basal body rod protein FlgC, translating into MPVNPSRPLALLPIPGQSPVRPMFKSMGIAASGISAQRQRMETIAQNIANADVTRGTDGTPYKRREVVLESATAQNALFNPGNITARTMGNQNVAGAPAFEVPITDTARTFTVPVLPVTGGVDGVMGGEYGVRVAGVAEDQGEGRLVYEPGHPDADANGYVRYPDIDTTQELVKLMDAKRIYEANAAVFQTAKSMLRAALDI
- a CDS encoding sigma-54 dependent transcriptional regulator, giving the protein MRHPAGTSHTLPANLFPARLRRMATILYVDDEAAVGLILEDTLSQAGHTPVGARSVPEALQVLERGGIDLIISDYRMPGLTGLEFIQLLTREGYDIPLIMLTGHASIEHAVASIKAGAIDYITKPVRPQQLELAVDQALEFVRLRRENEALRKEVMQFRNERQIIGDSPVVRRILQTVSMAAPTRATVLLQGESGTGKELFARAIHDQSERRDKPFIKLNCAALPEGLVESALFGHEKGAFTGAIKRVEGAFERANRGTLLLDEISEMRLDLQAKLLRVLQEQEFERVGGTTPIKVDVRIVATTNRDLAMEADHGTFRQDLYYRLSTIPVLIPPLRDRPEDIPVLALRFAMRTAAEIGKKIEGLSQDALEALQQYPWPGNVRELQHVIERAVILTPDPIIQPHCLEGTRFGLAHSLGAPNMRPRAIATPGASPVLAVSGAAAAPGAGSGATPTPANGAIALSSLNVAEAERVLIQHALAAADNNRTKAADLLGISVRTLRNKLNGPGSNSGRDGDED
- a CDS encoding flagellin; translated protein: MRVTNSIITTNSKLRLQVGLQGIDRLREDIASGVRIRKISDDATSGGELVRIGSSMRALTQFKRNADSGVARAEAEEGALNQLTNALTRASELALGQIGGTATAQTRTITKSEIDQLLNLAASLGNTRFGDEYLFGGNRANEAPFFDPTPATGSFSRLELNGNPVNPTGNMTLEIGDNKFITPNHNATQVFIDTDALDALRDLSKALADDDTAAIQASATRLNDANSKVQTLIGTQGARVNEMEDAKLNLETMALNLKAFRSDLRDTEVDKALVDLVGKQTLYQAAMSATSRVLGLSLANYL
- the fliE gene encoding flagellar hook-basal body complex protein FliE yields the protein MQTRIDLITRNLPQFGQDRGPTTPVPVGTGENSFGNTLTRAINEVSDARDRAGDLTQRFANGENVELHQVMAASEEAGIALDMLIELRNKVIEAYRSVISMQS
- the fliW gene encoding flagellar assembly protein FliW, producing the protein MNESRGMVSITHHFGTIEVAEDAMMTFPTGGLFGFEKITRYALLPAARQGLWWLIAPNADATTFVLADPFMLDPDYAIDLGEREKNELQLATPSDALALVMLTLPDIPGVAPTANMRAPIVFNITRRLAAQVVSRDESHELQKLADLGRYPLQEGGVSLG